In Suncus etruscus isolate mSunEtr1 chromosome 2, mSunEtr1.pri.cur, whole genome shotgun sequence, the genomic stretch TTGACGTCTGCTTTCCCAGCTgatttgctgtgtgtgtgtggagaaaaCAAGGGGGACCAAGCGctctacatctttattttttaaattaatttatttaaagaaaatgcgggcccggagagatagcacagcggcgtttgccttgcaagcagccgatccaggaccaaaggtggttggttcgaatcccggtgtcccatatggtcccccgtgcctgccaggagctatttctgagcagacagccaggagtaacccctgagcaccgccgggtgtgacccaaaaacaaacaaacaaacaaacaaaaacaaacaaaaaagaaaatgcattacatagttgacataactgataatacatttttagggagaccaaaaacaacattttttaaaatagaaaattgaaagaaaaactaaagagatggaagagaaaaggaaagactatttttgaaaatgattgaCTCAATGAATTCACAACAcatctttatgttttgttttgttcgcaTTAAGCTCTGCTTCGCTGCGAAAAGGCCAAGTCGGGCTCCCCTAGGACTtggcctcttttatttttcacccAGGGCACCGTGCACTGAGCCAGCAATGACATGCCCGGGTTgtgcttctgcttctgcttcttgCCCCGTGGTCCAGCAGCAGGAAATGCGGGGCGTGGAGTCGCGGTTACACCCCGCGGCTAGTCAACGCGGGTGGACGCGCGGGGCAGCACTAGCAAGGGGCGCACCTGGGGAGCGGAGGTGAGAGCACCCCGGAGCTTCGGCGATCTCCTCCCCAAAGCCGGCACCCGGGCCCGGAGCTCCGCCCGGGGCGGAAGAGGAAGAAGCCAGCGCCAGCCGGCCCTGGGCTCCGCCCGTCGCCTTCTGCGCGCGGGGCGGGGGCCCGCACGGGTTCAGGGTTCGGGCGGCGGctgccaggcaggcaggcaggtggaTCGGCGGGCACCGACGGCTTCCCGCGCCCCTCACACCTGCTCCCTTCCTTCCCACTTCGGCAGGGTAGCGATCGGCAGCGCGATGGACCTGGCCGGACTCCTGGTGGACGAGGAAGGCACCTTCTCGCTCACTGGCTTCCAGGACTTCTCGGTGAGCTTGCCCGGCCCGCCCCCTCTCCGATTCCTGGGTCCTCCTGGAGCGTGGGGATCCCTTCTTTCGCCTCCCGGGGTCTGAGCGGTGATCCAGGGCTGGTTGGGTGTTGGCACTGCCGGGTGGCAGGCGCTCCAACCGTGCCTACTCGAGGCCCTGGCTGCCTGGGCCCTAAGGGACAGCTACAGGGTGCAAGAATGGGGTTTGGGGTAGTGGTGGCCGGCTAAAGTCCTTCTTACCCTTTTCTGACAACCACTCCCCCCTAGCCTCTTCGGGGGAAGTGTTGGCCTCCCTCCCAAAAAGTGTCCCTTTTTGCCAAACAATCATTCAGGGAATGTGAGGCTGAGTGGAAGCTGACCTGAAGCCACATATCTTGCCCCCACTCTCAGCCCCATCACTCTTCCTTGCCCTTCACCCACCCTCCACCATCCTCCTGTGTTCAGTTCCTACCAGGCCACCAGAAGCTGAGTGCCCGCCTCCGCCGGAGACTCTATTATGGCTGGGATTGGGAAGGCGAGTGTAGCCTGGAGGAGCTCTCCAGCCCCGTGGCAGGTCAGTCCACCTGGTGTGCCCCACAGTGAGATGCACATAGTTGGGGTAGTCGTGCTTAATAATAATGAAACTACTTCAGGTGCCCCCCACCAGTCACTTGGGTACTTGGTGTAAGGCCGGGCGGGGTGCCTATTgacttcctttttctgttttccaagcctaaatggattttaaaaatagctatttGGTCTTACAAATCCCCATAGTTTTGATTGATTTGGATGCctggagtttttttttccaaatattcaTCCTGTTTCCAAGCCAACCGGGCTTGAATATTTTCTCTTCTGCAGAACAAGCCTGGGAAAACAAAGATGTTGAAAAGAGCTGAAATTCAGCCTGGGAATGGGTGGGGGGCAAATCCAGTGTCTGTTTTGTTACTGTCCTATTTGCACCCAGACCAGACCAAGGGTGTAGGCTGGAAGTTTCTACCCAGAGCAgtggagaggtgtgtgtgtgtgtgtgtgtgtgtgtgtgtgtgtgtggaaactGGAGGGGATGGGTTATTATTTGCTCACTGTCTCTCTCCCACGTGTGTGtgtaggtttgtgtgtgtgtgtgtgtgtgtgtgtgtgtgtgtgtgtgtgtgtgtgtgtgtagaaactGGAGGGGATGGGTTATTATTTGCTCACTGCCTCTCTCCCACCTCCCATACTTCCTAGACATTGCTGTGGAGCTACTCCAGAAGGCCGCCCCCAGCCCTATTCGCCGTCTCCAGAAGAAATATGTAGCTCATGTGTCCCGGTGAGTGTGGAATTGAGAGGCTGAGggtgagagagaggaaaaaaatggctACCCCCCAAAAGATGATGTAAAGACTCGGGCGAGAGCATCATCCGAGGTAGGGGAGCAGGCAAACCTCAGGGTTTAATTATTGCCTTCCCCCAGAGAAGCGTGCATCTCCCCGTGTGCCATGATGTTGGCTCTGGTATATATCGAGCGGCTCCGCCACCGGAATCCGGACTACCTGCAGCACGTATCCTCCTCCGACCTGTTTCTGATCTCTATGGTGagattttttccctccttccagcTCCCTTGCTGCCGGGCACCCACACAGCCAGAATTGCCCACACCACCTCTGGCTCATCTCTCCCCTGCAGATGGTGGCCAGCAAGTACCTCTATGatgaaggggaggaggaagaagtctTCAACGATGAATGGGGCGCTGCAGGCGGTGTGGCAGTACCCACACTCAATGCCCTGGAACGGGGTTTCCTGAGTGCCATAGTGAGAGGCTGTTTGttctgtttggttggttggttggtatgggttttgagccacatccggcagtgctcaggggttacttctgactatgcacttagaaattactcctgacagggttcgtgggatcatatgggatgctacggTTGAACcagggatggctgcatgcaaagcaaacaaatgtcctactcgctgtactattgctctgacccaagtTGTTTGTTCTCTCTGGATGTTGTCGTGCATTGTCATTTTTTGGCATTTTGACAATCTCCAATAGTGTTCAGTGCTTACCCCCTTGCcttactctcagggatcacttctggcaggtctcaggggtgttgggatgccagggaacccaTGCAAGGCCAGCCAATTACCTTACCCACTAcactaaatttctttcttttttcccttaattttggtttttgggccacacctggtggtgctgaggggttactcctgactctgcggtcagaaattgctcctggcaagctcgggggaccatatgggatgtcaggattcgaacccaggtctgttctggatcagctgcatgcaaggcaaacgccctactgctgtgctatctctctgaaccaaATTTCAAACTCCTCtggcctgtcttttttttttttttcctggatttttcttttttggatcatacccagctgcgctcaggagttattcctggctctgtgctcagaaattgctcctggcaggctaggggactatatggaatgccaggaatcaaacccgggttcatctttgggtctgccacatgcaaggcaaacgacctaccgctgtgctatcactctggttctctGGACTGTCTTTATGCTTTTTTCAGGCTTttagtatgtttgttttgggccacacccagcagcattcaggggatactcattgctctgcactcatatctctccaggcaggcttgggggaccatatggaatgctgggaattgaacccaagtctgccctgggtcagccacgttcaaggcaaacaccctactgctgtgctatctcttcggccctttgtttttctttttacttaactTTTGGTTTCTGGGACATATTCAAAGTAGTGTTTGGGGCAATTTCCAGCAACCTCAGGAGGACCATGTGACTCCAATGAACTAAGCAAactctgtgctccagccctttgaactaatTCCCTGGCTTTGCCCTTGTTTGAccttttgtctctcctttttcatttttgatttttcatttctcCTGCCTGTCCTCTTCTTTGCTTGTGAGTTGCTCCCTCTTTGGACCTTCCTGCTCAGTCATAATCGTTGGAGGTAGGGGATTTTGTCCTGGCATGGTGAGACTGGGAAGGGAGCACTCCCACCTCCAAGGTCATGCATTGTTTACTGTTGGGATCTATTGGTTTGCTCCCAGACTGCCTGCACCCTCAGAGCTGGGTTCTCTGTGGCCATGGGTTActgcctccccctcccccccatctccctttatttcccctttctcttttctctatttaACCTTAAGGAGGATGATAGTTTCAGAGCAGGTCACTGTAAGACATAGCAAGTGGTGGCTGCTGCTTCCAGGGCTGGCCAGTAGCTGGGGCCCCTTACTGAGCTTAGGGACATTCTCTTCCTTTATAGGATTGGCGTCTCTACACTGACCCACGGGATATCTTTGAGGTGCTGAATTGGCTGGAAGGCTGGTAGGTTATTGGAACATGAATGGGACTGGTGGGCAAACAGGGACACTTGAAGGTTTGTGGGATGGGGGAAGAGGACCAGGGAATGAGAATTGCCCAAGGCAGAAACTCTTAAGACCTCTGTGTGCCTTGGAAAGTAGGGGAAGGTGGTTTCTGATCCAATCCTGGGTGTCACCCTCAGTGTTTGGTTCCACCCAGCACAGATATGGCCTATGCTGTGGAACCAGCTGGTCTGCTCCCTTTTGGGTGCTCCAAGAAGGAAGGGTGACAGGGgccctgtctctctctttctcccctgccCACAGTGTGGCTGAGCAGCAGGGCCTTCGGCGTGGCTGGTACACCTACACGGACCTCAGTGTGCTACTGGAGCGGCCGGCTTGGCAGCAGACCCTGGGAGCCCTGTGCCAGCATCTGGCAAAGGTGATTGAGGCTCAGGAGAAGCCCCAAAACTGATCCTGCAGGGTGGGCTAGGGTGGGGCAAACATAGCAGCTAGGAAGATGAGGTTGGGGAATAGGTGGTGACAGAGTGAACTTGAACACAAGTTTCTAGATCAGGGTGGGGTTGTGGAGGGCAAAATATTCAAAGGATCAGAAGTGGGTCAGGGAAGGGTTTGGGGGAAGGACACCTAGGCAcaaatgtctctctctctctctttctccctctctccagcTGTCCTGCTTGTTGGCTGTAGCCTATGTGAGCAGTGTGGCCCTGACTGTGGCATCTGTGGCTGTGATCCACCAGTCCCTGGGAATGTCTTGCAGCCCTCCCCCTGGGTCTCCAGACCTTGGACTGGCCTCTGGATGCCTCCAAAAGCCTTGCACCCGCTCTCACGTGCCACAGTGCCTGCTGCCTCCTGCCAACATCTCCGGTGGCACAGACAGGCTGCGCTCCCTCTGGGGCAATCTTCTGGCCTCCCCAACACCCCCGCCCCAGCCTCCCCCTGACCCATCCATACCATCGACCCTGCTCCCTAGCTGTCCCCTTTGTCAGAAATTTCAGAGAAAGTCCCCAACCTGTCGTGCCTGCCATTCTTCAAACCATACGGCTCCCACAGAGCCCCCAATGCCTTCGGCCCACCCACGGGGCCTGGCACATGCCTGGCCCTGGAGCCCCATGCCCCCCCTGCTGcccccaccccagcagtgctccctGTTCAGCCTGATGGAATTGGCCCGTCTCAGGTCCTTCATTTTCCCTGGCTAGGAAGGGTGCAGGGGACTGTGTCAGGAGGATGGGGGGGCCTAGGAACTTGAAGGGCAAAGCTTGGCTTCAGCCCAGCCTGTCTCTGGCCTCCCAGGTGATTACGAGGTGCTGGGTCTGACCTGATGGGCTCTCTGTTCGATCCTGGGGTTTGGTCCTTTGAGGTCAGGGCAATGATGGTGGTAGGAAGCTTCAGCATTGGGGGTCCAAGGCAGCCATCACAGATAATGAAAGACCCCCATCCCCAATTTCTTTACCTCCCCTGGGCTCTTTTGTGAAGTTTTGCTTTTGAATTTTCTGAGATTAAAAGGTAGAGTGGGGTGTGGGAGAAGTGTGGGGAGGGATCAGAGGCGTTGGTGGCTCTTGGTGAGGTCCCTGCAGCAGGAGAGCTAGCAGGGACTGATGGGGCCAATGATGGTGGGGCCTCACGGGCCCCCGTGGGATAGTGTAGCAGAGCTAGGGCCACAGGGACCTTTGCCCCACTGCCTTTTCTTCTACCTGCCCCcaggcttcctcctagctcttcTGTTTGGGGGTCTTTGCAGGGTACGGTTCTCCTTACAGGCCTCTCTGGCCACTGCTTTGTATCTGGGTTTTTTCACGCTTTTGTAGAACAGGTTTCAATAAACATTTTCGGTTGCATGGTCTGGTCTCTTCTGTGCCACCTCTTCCAAGAATATTCTTTTCACCTGCCTTTAATCCTCTACTCCATTGTTCTCCTAGCTTGTCACTTGTCATTTTAGCCCCATTTCTGAACTTCAGCTGATCTACTTCCAACCTTGCTCCAAGCACCCTGGTGCCAATGGCACTCAGCTGTGTACCTTGGACACATGTGGTGATTGTCCTGTGCCCAGGTTTGACCCTGAGGATCATGTGTTCTGGGTGAGAAACTGCCCATGGGTCATGGAGAGGTCCAAGGCTCATGTCCAGCTGAGCTGATGATCCAAGAACAAGGTTTGAGGACACCTCTCTTGGCTTGACTTCCTCACTCTATTCAGTGCTGTTACTAGCAGGTCAGATTAGAGGAGAAGGAAGCTGCAAGGTTTGGGGCTTGTGTAAATGATCCACAGGGGAGGTATTTCCCCCTACAGGGCACTTCAGGAAATCCAGGGCATCCAGAGTGAGAGGTCCTATGTGGGGTGCTAGAATCTCCTGAAATACCCAGAAATTCATTATTAGAAGACTTCCCTGCAACCTTTGAATTATTGACCAGAGAGAATGGCCAAACAGTCCTGTCATGAAATGTCATGAAATGTCACATATTTCAGTGTGAAAGCAATACAAGTAGCAGAAACTTCAGCAAGTTGTCATGATACAGGATTGGGGCAGCCAATGATTTTGACCTAAAATGGTTTCAGTTTAGAACAGAAAGATAGAATAgttggtatggtgtttgccttgtacacagctggcccaggttcaaaccctggcatcacatatggtccctccagccccaTCGGGAATGAttccttagctcagagccagtagtaattaatccctgagcatcaccaggggtgtgaaaaataaaaaaaggtaacATTTTCAGCTTATAATGGGTTTATCAGGGTGTGAATCCATTCTAAATGAGTACAGTCTATatgaaatgtctatttttttttgtctgctggcattttgtttttgtagtgCTAAAGATTAAATGCaagtcaggcatgtgcaaggcaaatgccttgctttctctctggccatgttcttttttttttttttttttaggttatgGCAAGAGAATTAGAACAGAGGTCAAGGTTCTTTGCATGATCCTGGGCCCCATATTGTCCCAAGAGATCTACcaggagtactgccagatgtgattcccaATATTTCTTCTTATTAAATCACCTTGAGATACTGAACTAAAAAGTTAAtagttgtgggcccggagagatagcacagcagcgtttgccttgcaagcagccgatccaggaccaaaggtggttggttcgaatcccgttgtcccatatggtcccctgtgcctgccaggagctatttctgagctgacagccaggagtaacccctgagcaatgctgggtgtggcccaaaaaccaaaaaaaaaaaaagttaacagttgtatttctttttttttttttttttttttttttttttttggttttttgggccatacccgttagatgctcaggggttactcctggctacaggctcagaaattgcccctggcttggggggaccatatgggacaccgggggatcgaaccgtggtccttttcttggctagcgcttgcaaggcagacaccttacctctagcgccacctcgccggcccctaacagttgtatttcagtcacaatgtttcaacacccatcccttcaccagtgtttattttaCAACACT encodes the following:
- the CNPPD1 gene encoding protein CNPPD1, which gives rise to MDLAGLLVDEEGTFSLTGFQDFSFLPGHQKLSARLRRRLYYGWDWEGECSLEELSSPVADIAVELLQKAAPSPIRRLQKKYVAHVSREACISPCAMMLALVYIERLRHRNPDYLQHVSSSDLFLISMMVASKYLYDEGEEEEVFNDEWGAAGGVAVPTLNALERGFLSAIDWRLYTDPRDIFEVLNWLEGCVAEQQGLRRGWYTYTDLSVLLERPAWQQTLGALCQHLAKLSCLLAVAYVSSVALTVASVAVIHQSLGMSCSPPPGSPDLGLASGCLQKPCTRSHVPQCLLPPANISGGTDRLRSLWGNLLASPTPPPQPPPDPSIPSTLLPSCPLCQKFQRKSPTCRACHSSNHTAPTEPPMPSAHPRGLAHAWPWSPMPPLLPPPQQCSLFSLMELARLRSFIFPG